A part of Macrobrachium nipponense isolate FS-2020 chromosome 26, ASM1510439v2, whole genome shotgun sequence genomic DNA contains:
- the LOC135199675 gene encoding uncharacterized protein LOC135199675 codes for MRIERMKPAPPFYYTTLDLFGPLTIRDTVKKRTHGKAFGVIFNCLVTRAVHLDLAERYSTDDFLTTFQRFIAIRGAPKVIYSDKGTQLISASKKIETIGEMEGVTWIFKRPSDAPWYNGASEALIKSVKRCLCISVGDSVLNFGELQTALFGIANLMNERPIGTKPGFSLELQGYLCPNNLLLGRSTCFCPSGMYDISGDHKRRLNFIQSIIESFWKKWQRDYFPSLLIRQKWHTTRRNVRVGDVVLVQDSNVVREAWKLAQVIRADPGQDGVVRDVDLRHKIIKHGKGYDGEVDKIMCRSVHRLVVLLPIEEQCNHT; via the coding sequence ATGAGGATAGAAAGAATGAAACCTGCTCCACCTTTCTATTACACAACCTTAGATTTGTTTGGACCCTTAACAATAAGAGACACGGTTAAAAAGAGAACTCATGGTAAAGCCTTTGGTGTTATATTTAACTGTTTAGTTACTAGAGCTGTTCACTTGGATTTGGCTGAAAGATACAGTACTGATGATTTTCTGACCACGTTTCAAAGGTTTATTGCTATTAGAGGAGCTCCTAAAGTTATATATTCAGATAAGGGAACTCAGTTGATATCAGCAAGCAAGAAAATAGAAACCATTGGAGAAATGGAAGGGGTAACTTGGATCTTTAAAAGGCCTAGTGATGCACCATGGTATAATGGGGCAAGTGAAGCACTGATCAAATCTGTCAAAAGGTGTCTTTGTATTAGTGTGGGAGATTCTGTGTTGAATTTTGGAGagttacaaactgctttgtttggTATTGCTAATCTGATGAATGAAAGACCAATTGGAACAAAACCTGGATTTAGTTTAGAGTTGCAGGGCTACCTCTGTCCCAATAATCTGTTGCTTGGTCGGTCCACTTGCTTTTGTCCAAGTGGGATGTACGATATTAGTGGGGATCACAAAAGGAGATTAAACTTTATACAAAGTATAATAGAATCCTTCTGGAAAAAGTGGCAACGAGACTATTTTCCATCATTGTTAATCAGGCAGAAATGGCATACAACAAGGAGGAATGTAAGGGTAGGAGATGTGGTACTTGTGCAAGATAGTAATGTTGTGAGGGAGGCATGGAAACTAGCACAGGTGATTAGAGCTGATCCAGGACAAGATGGCGTTGTCCGTGATGTTGATTTAAGGCATAAGATTATAAAGCATGGGAAGGGATATGATGGTGAAGTGGATAAGATTATGTGTAGATCAGTACACAGGTTGGTCGTGTTATTACCAATAGAAGAACAATGTAATCATACGTAG
- the LOC135199676 gene encoding uncharacterized protein LOC135199676: MGVQEELVALKRKRAISKGKFTRKVTMCNEGINRGGEALQAVKGSEGNYDEMIQRLDDKFGNSRKIVDLVVGELRSLKKIYDDDTKGFIKMVDQVEQCWLDLKKKERKILEYMNSNVRSSGSDNKATVHHVDSTVENELELIKLVKKIGEEQSIKNKEFESCIVNLTEMVKGIKPKADSKGIGCLLHNSIGHDITECYKFNGCGSKESFEIIKGNGICFRCLRGYHPARSCKVGTLCDVIIEGKGPCNRNHHPLLHSDRVENSIHKAISEKGFAVLLNISMVNSKNMPVNVLWDPGADISFITNRMAKKLGLSGKHINLSMIKVGNAVEYHSSNEYCVPLIDKSGKVWNVNAVGINEITAKIKKVDLSRVSELFEGISNLELNRPHGEINMLIGANYCEILPRVVETNKGLQLLENQFGLSIRGRHDEITNQVNSSNHVFVRIHKLFKFSKFE; the protein is encoded by the exons ATGGGTGTGCAAGAGGAACTCGTCGCCCTGAAGAGGAAGAGGGCAATCAGCAAAGGGAAGTTCACCAGGAAGGTAACTATGTGCAATGAAGGAATCAATCGAG GTGGAGAAGCACTTCAAGCAGTGAAGGGCTCAGAGGGTAAttatgatgaaatgattcaaCGTTTGGATGATAAATTTGGGAATTCAAGAAAGATTGTAGACTTAGTGGTTGGTGAGCTTAGATCTCTAAAGAAAATTTATGATGATGATACCAAAGGATTTATTAAAATGGTCGATCAGGTTGAGCAATGTTGGCTTGATTTAAAAAAG aaggagagaaaaattttGGAATATATGAATTCTAATGTTAGGAGTAGCGGTAGTGATAATAAGGCAACAGTCCATCATGTTGACAGCACAGTTGAGAATGAATTGGAATTgataaaattggtgaaaaaaatcGGGGAagaacaaagtataaaaaataaggaatttgaaTCTTGCATTGTTAACTTGACAGAAATGGTGAAAGGTATTAAACCTAAGGCAGATAGTAAGGGGATAGGATGCCTGTTACACAATTCAATTGGTCATGATATAACAGAATGTTATAAATTTAATGGTTGTGGTAGCAAAGAAAGTTTTGAGATTATAAAGGGTAATGGAATATGTTTTAGGTGTCTAAGGGGATATCATCCTGCTCGTAGCTGCAAGGTGGGTACATTGTGTGATGTCATCATTGAAGGTAAAGGGCCATGCAATCGTAATCATCATCCACTGTTGCATTCCGATAGAGTAGAAAATAGTATTCACAAAGCGATATCAGAAAAGGGATTTGCAGTGTTGTTGAATATCAGTATGGTGAATAGTAAGAACATGCCTGTTAATGTACTGTGGGATCCAGGAGCggatatttcatttataacaaataggATGGCTAAGAAATTGGGTTTAAGTGGAAAGCATATAAATTTATCCATGATCAAAGTGGGCAATGCGGTTGAATATCACTCAAGCAACGAATATTGTGTACCACTAATTGATAAATCTGGTAAGGTTTGGAATGTGAATGCTGTTGGTATTAATGAAATAACAGCCAAAATCAAGAAAGTAGACTTAtccagggtatctgaacttttTGAGGGAATATCAAACTTAGAGCTGAATCGCCCACATGGGGAAATTAATATGCTTATTGGTGctaattattgtgaaatattgCCAAGGGTTGTTGAAACAAATAAGGGTCTCCAGCTGCTAGAAAATCAGTTTGGGCTCAGCATACGTGGTAGACATGATGAAATTACCAATCAAGTTAATAGTAGTAATCATGTGTTTGTGAGAATTCATAAACTTTTCAAGTTCAGTAAATTTGAATGA